A single region of the Xiphias gladius isolate SHS-SW01 ecotype Sanya breed wild chromosome 17, ASM1685928v1, whole genome shotgun sequence genome encodes:
- the fhdc3 gene encoding FH2 domain containing 3 gives MEGVLILKSAPTPPLAPDAQEDSDLQASSAVPPPMCVSAPPPPPPPPPPPPPPPLLTTSPFGSRNVQRRSMKKLNWDTIPSQRVLGKLNVWTSKRPQRDLVLDIRSMEELFSHVDKRASLCSSRLKGLRFDGLDLFPAEPQVTILDSKKSMNIGIFLRHFKRPVTEMVQDIRQGNWLRFGTGKLKELCKLLPDESEVKQLLSFSGNLSVLPEADQFMVQLVKMPGYEECLKTMLLREEFFPLMEEVKNSVAVMTKAANELLDCDDLHSVIRLVLKAGNYMNAGGYSANAIGFRMTSLLKLADTKANKPAMNLMHYVAKQAEDIDAELLTFPSQLEHIGMASRICKEEVITDFERELKKIKEVKLYSSRQPELLQQMETFLMRADAKLANVGSSLQELNSLCNAVAEYFCEDPATFKMEECCSIFHSFCMRFDTAVQENREREVAEQRRKRKESMRFAAKRRSTVSGPGPEPDRNSSSLESALHSFLSTVPEGLARCRRSMLSPIEGSPADGSSQTVPSAEKTEATPCTRRERPEKKQPKLQKEDGQVAALENKEDAVKMRDMSRKVLRYQNSKSSLDGDRVLGTPRRSERAQDTPATPSTPRPRTRDFFFANNGDVGSPWTILSPFTYSQRNIPLRNRQAHQLRLSSTSGGDDLDDGVWESDDGLTSPSGGSASLPECPRQKAVSQGPILRSVSVDETRRSPGSGFRLGDLIQRSISQRSYSSGSRTENTGEEVARVFPLQRGKARNHVEEQVSGSGFMSFFRRIGGRNKPGDVEEQNFKGSNT, from the exons ATGGAGGGAGTGCTGATTTTAAAATCTGCACCGACTCCTCCCCTGGCACCGGATGCTCAGGAAGATTCCGATCTCCAAGCATCTTCTGCTGTGCCTCCCCCCATGTGTGTTAGcgctccaccaccaccaccaccaccacctcctcctcctcctcctcctccccttcttaCCACCTCTCCTTTTGGCTCTCGTAATGTCCAGAGAAGATCCATGAAAAAGCTGAACTGGGACACCATCCCCAGCCAGCGTGTCCTGGGCAAATTGAATGTTTGGACATCTAAGCGGCCTCAGAGGGACCTGGTGCTGGATATTCGGAGCATGGAGGAGCTGTTCAGTCATGTAGACAAACGGGCATCACTGTGCAGTTCAAGGCTCAAGGGTCTGCGGTTTGATGGCCTGGACCTCTTTCCGGCGGAGCCTCAG gTCACAATCCTTGACTCTAAAAAGAGTATGAATATTGGCATCTTCCTGAGACATTTCAAGAG ACCAGTGACAGAAATGGTACAGGACATTCGTCAAGGGAACTGGCTCAGATTTGGAACAGGCAAACTAAAAGAGCTTTGTAAACTGCTACCAGACGAAAGTGAG GTGAAGCAGCTGCTGTCCTTCAGCGGGAACCTCTCTGTGTTACCTGAGGCAGACCAGTTCATGGTGCAGCTGGTCAAAATGCCGGG CTACGAGGAATGCCTGAAAACGATGCTGCTGAGGGAGGAATTCTTTCCTCTTATGGAGGAGGTGAAGAACTCTGTTGCTGTCATGACCAAAGCAGCTAATG AGCTGTTGGACTGTGATGACCTCCACTCAGTCATTCGGCTGGTATTAAAAGCTGGGAATTACATGAACGCT GGTGGCTACAGTGCCAATGCCATTGGCTTCAGGATGACCTCTCTGCTCAAGTTGGCAGACACCAAGGCCAACAAGCCTGCCATGAACCTCATGCACTATGTTGCCAAG CAAGCGGAAGACATTGATGCTGAGTTGCTGACTTTTCCCAGCCAGCTTGAACACATCGGGATGGCATCAAG AATTTGTAAAGAGGAGGTAATCACAGACTTTGAGAGAGAGTTGAAGAAGATCAAGGAGGTGAAACTGTACAGCAGCAGACAGCCTGAGCTCTTACAACAGATGGAAACGTTTCTCATG AGGGCTGATGCCAAGCTGGCCAACGTGGGATCCTCTCTCCAGGAGCTAAATTCTCTGTGCAATGCTGTGGCTGAGTACTTCTGTGAAGACCCAGCCACCTTCAAAATGGAGGAGTGCTGCTCCATCTTCCATTCCTTTTGCATGCGGTTTGATACAGCTGTACAG GAGAACCGAGAGCGAGAGGTGGCAGAGCAGAGGCGCAAGCGGAAGGAAAGCATGCGTTTTGCAGCCAAACGACGCTCCACAGTGTCTGGCCCAGGACCCGAGCCTGATCGGAACTCATCCAGCTTGGAGTCGGCCTTACACAGCTTTCTGTCCACCGTTCCAGAGGGATTAGCCAGATGTAGGAGGAGCATGCTGTCCCCAATCGAAGGATCCCCCGCTGACGGCAGTTCTCAGACTGTTCCATCAGCAGAAAAAACTGAGGCTACGCCCTGCACTAGACGGGAGAGGCCTGAGAAGAAACAACCCAAACTGCAGAAAGAGGATGGGCAAGTAGCAGCACTGGAAAACAAAGAGGACGCTGTGAAGATGCGTGACATGAGTCGGAAGGTGCTTCGTTACCAAAACAGCAAAAGTAGCCTTGATGGGGACAGAGTTTTAGGCACTCCTCGTCGCTCAGAGAGGGCGCAAGATACTCCAGCTACTCCAAGCACCCCTCGGCCTAGAACCAGAGACTTCTTCTTTGCCAACAATGGGGATGTTGGCTCCCCGTGGACTATCCTGAGCCCTTTTACTTATTCCCAAAGAAACATCCCACTGCGAAACAGACAAGCACACCAACTAAGACTGTCCTCTACGTCCGGTGGAGACGACCTCGATGATGGAGTCTGGGAGAGTGATGATGGACTAACATCTCCATCCGGGGGTTCTGCGTCTCTTCCCGAGTGCCCCCGTCAGAAAGCTGTGTCGCAGGGTCCAATCCTCAGGTCTGTTTCCGTGGATGAAACTAGGCGATCTCCAGGATCTGGCTTCCGGCTGGGGGACTTGATCCAGAGGAGCATATCTCAAAGGTCATACTCCTCTGGCTCAAGGACAGAAAATACGGGAGAAGAAGTTGCAAGAGTCTTTCCATTGCAGCGCGGTAAGGCGAGGAATCATGTAGAGGAGCAAGTGAGCGGCTCTGGGTTTATGTCCTTCTTCAGACGCATTGGAGGCAGGAATAAGCCAGGTGATGTGGAAGAACAAAACTTCAAAGGATCTAATACTtga